A stretch of DNA from Oceanispirochaeta sp. M1:
TCCTGTCAAATCTTGAAGAAATCGAACAACTTTCTGTTGAACTGGATGATGATCTTGAAAAAGCCATTATATATATCCATCTTAATTTGAACAGAAATATTCAGTCAGATGAACTGGCTTCTCATGTTCTGATGGGCCGAAGTACTTTCTTTAAGGAATTTAAAAAATATACAGGCATGAGCCCAAACCTTTTTATCAGAACAATCAAAATGGAAGTAGCCAGGCATAAAATAACATATAGCAACATCAGTATAAAAGAGCTTTCAGAAGTATTGGGTTATACAGATAGGTTTCATTTTTCAAAAACATTTAAAAAGCACTTCGGGATCAACCCCGGTCAGGTTCAGAAATAAGTTTTCCTTATTATTGGAAATTCTCATGTTTTGCTTTTCATCACTATATCCCCGGAGTAGAATGACAGCATGCCAGTTTTAAACATTGATAGAATTGTTCCAGACGGAACTATAGAGGACTCTCTACTTGAATACATGGTTGTTGCCGCCCGCAGCAAAGAAAAATGGGTCATTGTCCGCCTGAGAGGCCGGACTGACTGGTGTTTTCCCGGAGGACACAGAGAAGCCGGTGAAACCATGGATGAAGCCGCCCATCGAGAGCTCTATGAAGAGACCGGAGCCAAAGACTACAATCTTTCCAGAATAGCCCAGTATTCAGTGGATCATGGTGACCGGATCAGCTGGGGAAGCATATACAAGGCGGATATTACAGCCTTTGATCCCCTACCAGCGGAATTCGAGATTGAAGAACTGGACTTTGTGGATGAGTTTCCCCTGAACAACACCCGCTTTCCCGGGATCATGCCCGGTCTGATGGACTGGCTGAATAAAAGACTCCACAGTGAAGGTATTTCAACTGCAGAGTCATAATCACGCAGATAGTTTTTATTAGATAAGATGGGACCAGTTTTTTCTAACAGGGTATCTATAGTACTGTCTATCTGAATATCCCAGTGTGAATATTAAACCGATCTGCCTGTCTGCCGGTATTCCCAGCTTGACTCTCTGTTTTTTACTGAATAGGGCCACCTGTGCAAAACCGATCATACAGGAACCGATATTCCGGCTGTGAGCCGTCAGCATCATGGTCTCTCCGGCAATGCCGCAGTCGGTGATTCCAAATCTTTTTCCCTTCTTAGGATAGGTCAGGATTACAACCGCAGGAGCCTGGTAGAACAGCGGATCTGCCTTTCCTTCCTGAGTCTTCTTTAATAGATGATGAAATCCTGTGACTACTTCTTTATCAGCATAGCGCTTCAGGCCAGCTAACTTAAGAAAAAAACGTCCCACAGGATTCAGTCCGATCCTTGTGAATTTTGTTAGAATACCTGCAATGGAAGATGCCAGAGCAGCTACTTCACCTCCCTGGAAAACAAGGGCATCACAGTGCTGTGTGTTGGATGCCGTAGCTGTTGTCTCTCCGGCAAGGATAATTGCCTGAAGATCCTCTTTATTAATGGGAGCAGTCTTATATTTACGGACAGATCTCTTACTTTTAATCAGGTGATCGGTCATCTCCTCACTTGTGAGGTTCTCCATAGATTCGGGGTAAGGAGGAAGCTCATTGCCATCCACTCTGACCGCATTAACAGGGCAGACCATTCCACAGTGGCTGCACTCGATGCATCCGTCACTGATTATTCTTGCAGATTCGGTCTCTTTCTTTATTGTCTTGGAAGGGCATTCTGCTATACAGATCCCGCAGGATGTACACTTTTCTGGGTTAATTGTGAAATTCATGAGCGGATTGTAGACCGTGGAACAGGATGAATCAAGTTCTGAGATCAATTGACAATAAAAGACCTGTGTTAATTGTAATGATTACTGGATTTTTTTCTTTTTTGATGTAGAATTATAAAATACATATCGGGAGTCTAAGACCTTACCTACATATGTGCCCCGCAGTCATTTTGAGCCTTGACCCCCCTTCAAAAAAGGGTGGTAGTTAAAATGAAAAAATCAATCTATTTAATTTCAATTTTCACTTTGATGCTGAGTTTTGCGTGTAAGAATAATTCAGATATTGAGAATCATGATCCGAATCCTCTTGTTTCTCCTACATCAATTGATGCCACTTCTGGTGAGGATATTATTTCATTTCATTTAGTATGCAGTGAGAACCCGGATGGGGCTTATCTCTATGATGAAGATGGAGACAATGTCACCGTAGTAATCGATCCGGAGACTCCGTTGCCTGATGATATGTCTTTTAATGAGGAAACAGGTGTTATTATAGTGTACAGGAGAACTGATCTCAGTGGAACTCTCAGATTCTGGACTGTTGATGATATGGACGGGAGTACTGAGGATCAGCCTTTGACTGTTACTTATAATATTACTCAGTGGACTGCTGAACCGGGTGAGACTGCTGTGTATGTGGCTGGGTATTATGCCGGTTCTCCATTCGATGTTTCAAGTTACTGGATCAATGATATAAGCAATCAGACTGATTTGTATGATACGGAAAACTCCCGTGTTAATTCGATTTTTGTTTCGGGTGGAGATATCTATGTTGCAGGTTTTTATACGAATGGAGATGGTAATAAAGTTGCCTGTTACTGGTTGAATGGAGGACTTCCTATAGACTTTTTCAATGAGACTACAGCCGGTTATCATGCCGAAGCTTATGATATATATGTATCAGGTAGTGATATTTATGTTTCTGGGTTTTATGAGGAAGGGGATGGTGTTAGAGTCGCCTGTTATTGGGTAAATAGTGATGATCCCATTT
This window harbors:
- a CDS encoding nitroreductase family protein, which gives rise to MNFTINPEKCTSCGICIAECPSKTIKKETESARIISDGCIECSHCGMVCPVNAVRVDGNELPPYPESMENLTSEEMTDHLIKSKRSVRKYKTAPINKEDLQAIILAGETTATASNTQHCDALVFQGGEVAALASSIAGILTKFTRIGLNPVGRFFLKLAGLKRYADKEVVTGFHHLLKKTQEGKADPLFYQAPAVVILTYPKKGKRFGITDCGIAGETMMLTAHSRNIGSCMIGFAQVALFSKKQRVKLGIPADRQIGLIFTLGYSDRQYYRYPVRKNWSHLI
- a CDS encoding NUDIX domain-containing protein — translated: MPVLNIDRIVPDGTIEDSLLEYMVVAARSKEKWVIVRLRGRTDWCFPGGHREAGETMDEAAHRELYEETGAKDYNLSRIAQYSVDHGDRISWGSIYKADITAFDPLPAEFEIEELDFVDEFPLNNTRFPGIMPGLMDWLNKRLHSEGISTAES